One genomic window of Nakamurella panacisegetis includes the following:
- the leuA gene encoding 2-isopropylmalate synthase, with amino-acid sequence MSTPPVSRLSTPVGDIPTGQHPYNRQRGSQMPFQRYTPFTPIDLPDRTWPTKVIDKAPLWCAVDLRDGNQALIDPMTPARKRRMFDLLVAMGYKEIEVGFPAASQTDFDFVREIIEQDAIPSDVRIQVLTQARPELIARTYEALEGCHSAVVHLYNSTSTLQRRVVFGQDRAGIMRIATDGAEEVARWAEKYPDTDWRFEYSPESYTGTELEYAVEVCNAVSAIWAPTPERPMIVNLPATVEMATPNVYADSIEWMHRNLARRDSIILSLHPHNDRGTAVAAAELGYMAGADRIEGCLFGNGERTGNVCLVTLGLNIFSQGVDPQIDFSDIDEIRRTVEYCNQLAVPERHPYGGDLVYTAFSGSHQDAIKKGFDHLNRDAAAAGVPVEQYTWQVPYLSIDPKDVGRSYEAVIRVNSQSGKGGVAYIMKTEHGLDLPRRLQIEFSRVVQGHTDSEGGEVNAASMWRYFADEYLERTTPVEFIRARVETPEDAPEGLDTLAARLVVDGDEQVLRAQGNGPVAAFCNILAAAGHDVRVLDYVEHALSAGGDARAAAYLECAIDGQVIWGVGIDSSITRASLKAIVSAVNRSAAHAAEESSDSERR; translated from the coding sequence ATGAGCACTCCCCCCGTCTCTCGTCTGAGCACGCCGGTCGGCGACATTCCCACTGGTCAGCACCCGTACAACCGGCAGCGCGGCAGCCAGATGCCGTTCCAGCGCTACACCCCGTTCACCCCGATCGACCTGCCCGACCGCACCTGGCCGACCAAGGTGATCGACAAGGCGCCGCTGTGGTGCGCGGTCGACCTGCGCGACGGCAACCAGGCCCTGATCGACCCGATGACGCCGGCCCGCAAGCGCCGCATGTTCGACCTGCTGGTGGCCATGGGCTACAAGGAGATCGAGGTCGGCTTCCCCGCCGCGTCCCAGACCGACTTCGACTTCGTCCGCGAGATCATCGAGCAGGACGCGATTCCGTCCGACGTCCGCATCCAGGTGCTGACCCAGGCCCGTCCCGAACTGATCGCCCGCACCTACGAGGCTCTGGAGGGCTGCCACTCCGCCGTCGTCCACCTCTACAACTCCACGTCTACCCTGCAGCGCCGGGTGGTGTTCGGGCAGGATCGCGCCGGCATCATGCGCATCGCCACCGACGGGGCCGAGGAGGTCGCCCGCTGGGCCGAGAAGTACCCGGACACCGACTGGCGCTTCGAGTACTCACCCGAGAGCTACACCGGCACCGAGCTGGAATATGCGGTCGAGGTCTGCAACGCCGTCTCGGCGATCTGGGCCCCCACCCCGGAGCGGCCGATGATCGTCAACCTGCCGGCTACCGTCGAGATGGCCACACCGAACGTCTACGCCGATTCGATCGAGTGGATGCACCGCAACCTGGCCCGGCGGGACTCGATCATCCTGAGCCTGCATCCGCACAACGACCGCGGTACCGCCGTGGCCGCGGCCGAACTGGGCTACATGGCCGGTGCCGACCGCATCGAGGGCTGTCTGTTCGGTAACGGCGAGCGCACCGGCAACGTCTGCCTGGTGACGTTGGGGCTCAACATCTTCAGCCAGGGCGTCGATCCGCAGATCGACTTCTCCGACATCGACGAGATCCGCCGCACGGTGGAGTACTGCAACCAGCTGGCCGTCCCCGAGCGCCACCCGTACGGCGGGGACCTGGTGTACACGGCGTTCTCCGGCTCGCACCAGGACGCGATCAAGAAGGGCTTCGACCACCTGAACCGGGATGCCGCGGCGGCCGGAGTGCCGGTGGAGCAGTACACCTGGCAGGTGCCGTACCTGTCGATCGACCCGAAGGACGTCGGCCGGTCGTACGAGGCCGTCATCCGGGTCAACTCGCAGTCCGGCAAGGGCGGGGTCGCCTACATCATGAAGACCGAGCACGGGCTGGACCTGCCCCGCCGTCTGCAGATCGAGTTCTCCCGGGTGGTCCAGGGACACACCGACTCCGAGGGCGGCGAGGTGAACGCGGCGTCGATGTGGCGCTACTTCGCCGACGAGTACCTGGAGCGGACGACGCCGGTGGAGTTCATCCGCGCTCGCGTGGAGACCCCTGAGGACGCGCCCGAGGGATTGGACACTCTGGCCGCCCGGCTCGTCGTCGACGGAGACGAGCAGGTGCTGCGGGCCCAGGGCAACGGCCCGGTGGCCGCGTTCTGCAACATCCTGGCCGCGGCCGGCCACGACGTCCGGGTGCTCGACTACGTCGAGCACGCCCTCTCGGCCGGCGGCGACGCCCGCGCCGCCGCCTACCTCGAGTGCGCCATCGACGGCCAGGTGATCTGGGGGGTCGGCATCGACTCGTCCATCACCCGCGCGTCGCTCAAGGCCATCGTCTCGGCGGTCAACCGCTCCGCGGCCCACGCCGCCGAGGAATCCTCGGACTCCGAGCGCCGCTGA
- a CDS encoding ribonuclease domain-containing protein, with protein MTAPLRARRSSTTAPRSEATVEPESSAPRTDSRPVAGLLTGGPALAPLRRQMIDSDLDDEIFEVEAAKRQAKVADMNAPGGKIAANDPRRAALHALVRERTATPGAAATAEAKQVGETAGLVSGGAHQGALNTHLKTAALAGGSGRRATAEAKEVGATQKTVTGADHAGVEAAVAKKQKAGPDVDQEQALGQKSCLRMARLLAKELAAGKAAKAPEFVAINEQIVAKDYVKAAPLLDEFRTTTAAILSDAETRKGPLLEKAAKVLTQLPCHIPTGLAEAIEAIEKAVVDRNWVSLTADLDRNESLVEKAIEISDRFEAVETETATVQNSQQKLNLEKWMDAHKKMSWDQVLASENKSQPNEGLGGLEAKIAMYAGRDPLSIRLAAEAKAEKEKREKLRADQIAKGLLAGNGTIIKERTAASFTTGPGEKDALEDAIAQYRAGSSVTFVGHPPGVKWGEAHANRDGDLPGVKGAGGYREYYVQKEVGTAGHGIRRLVVHVSSGRIYYSRNHYGETNDAPPFFLING; from the coding sequence ATGACGGCTCCGCTCCGCGCCCGGCGGTCGAGCACAACCGCCCCCCGGTCCGAGGCCACCGTCGAGCCGGAGAGCTCGGCGCCCCGGACCGACAGCCGCCCGGTCGCCGGATTGCTCACCGGCGGGCCGGCGCTGGCGCCGCTGCGACGACAGATGATCGATTCCGACCTGGACGACGAGATATTCGAGGTCGAGGCGGCCAAGCGGCAAGCCAAGGTCGCGGACATGAACGCGCCGGGCGGCAAGATCGCGGCGAACGACCCCCGACGGGCGGCGCTGCACGCGCTGGTGCGCGAACGCACGGCGACCCCGGGTGCGGCCGCGACGGCCGAGGCCAAGCAGGTCGGTGAGACGGCCGGCCTGGTGTCGGGTGGCGCCCACCAGGGCGCGCTGAACACCCACCTCAAGACGGCCGCGCTGGCCGGCGGGTCCGGCCGGCGGGCCACGGCCGAGGCCAAAGAGGTCGGGGCGACCCAGAAGACCGTGACCGGCGCTGACCACGCCGGTGTCGAAGCGGCTGTGGCCAAGAAACAGAAGGCCGGGCCCGACGTCGACCAGGAGCAGGCGCTCGGCCAGAAGTCCTGTCTCCGCATGGCCAGACTCCTGGCCAAGGAACTGGCGGCCGGGAAGGCAGCGAAGGCACCGGAGTTCGTTGCCATCAACGAACAGATCGTTGCGAAGGACTACGTGAAGGCAGCACCGCTGCTGGACGAGTTCCGCACCACCACCGCCGCCATCCTGTCCGACGCCGAGACCCGAAAGGGGCCGTTGCTGGAGAAGGCGGCCAAGGTCCTGACCCAACTTCCGTGCCACATCCCGACGGGATTGGCCGAAGCGATCGAGGCCATCGAGAAGGCGGTGGTCGACCGGAACTGGGTCAGCCTCACCGCCGACCTGGACCGCAACGAGAGTCTGGTGGAGAAGGCGATCGAGATCTCCGACCGGTTCGAGGCGGTGGAGACCGAGACCGCCACCGTTCAGAACAGCCAGCAGAAGCTCAACCTCGAGAAGTGGATGGACGCCCACAAGAAGATGTCGTGGGACCAGGTGCTGGCCAGCGAGAACAAGAGCCAGCCGAACGAGGGTCTCGGCGGCCTGGAAGCCAAGATCGCGATGTACGCCGGGCGAGATCCCCTGTCGATCCGACTTGCCGCCGAGGCGAAGGCCGAGAAGGAGAAGCGGGAGAAGCTGCGGGCCGACCAGATCGCCAAAGGTCTGCTCGCCGGCAACGGCACCATCATCAAGGAACGGACGGCGGCCTCCTTCACCACCGGGCCTGGTGAGAAGGACGCCCTCGAAGACGCCATCGCCCAGTACCGGGCCGGCAGTTCGGTCACGTTCGTCGGCCACCCCCCGGGGGTCAAATGGGGTGAGGCGCACGCCAACCGCGACGGCGATCTGCCCGGCGTCAAGGGGGCCGGCGGCTACCGCGAGTACTACGTGCAGAAGGAGGTCGGGACGGCGGGCCACGGGATCCGGCGGCTGGTGGTTCACGTCAGCAGCGGTCGCATCTACTACTCCCGCAACCACTACGGTGAGACGAACGACGCCCCGCCGTTCTTCCTGATCAACGGCTGA
- a CDS encoding alpha/beta fold hydrolase, which yields MTGASAATGNGNTASAATENVTGPRATGPSEAGVTEQYVDSDGVRINVACAGHGRPVLLLHGFPDSWHLWSAQINALAANGFQVIAPDLRGFGASDHPEDVAAYRMPLLHSDITAVLAHFGVERAAVVGHDWGAGIAWSFAMRHPAVVERLSVLSVGHPGAGMSSIAQRQLSWYMLWFLTPGVAEAVLPQANWQAFREWAWSGANTDPLMDAQIAALARPGALTAALGIYRANIRPETFYRPTVPPMPHVACPTMGVWSTGDLFLTREQMVDSAAFVDGPWRYEEVPGGHWIPAQAPDQLSALLLDFLA from the coding sequence GTGACCGGGGCGAGCGCAGCGACCGGAAACGGCAACACCGCGAGCGCAGCGACGGAAAATGTCACCGGGCCGCGTGCGACCGGGCCGAGCGAAGCGGGTGTCACCGAGCAGTATGTCGACTCCGACGGCGTGCGCATCAACGTGGCCTGCGCAGGCCACGGTCGGCCGGTGCTGCTGCTGCACGGATTCCCGGACTCCTGGCACCTGTGGTCGGCCCAGATCAACGCTCTGGCGGCCAACGGGTTTCAGGTGATCGCGCCGGATCTGCGGGGATTCGGCGCGTCGGACCACCCGGAGGACGTCGCCGCCTACCGGATGCCGTTGTTGCATTCCGACATCACCGCTGTGCTGGCCCATTTCGGCGTGGAACGGGCAGCGGTCGTCGGACACGACTGGGGCGCCGGGATCGCGTGGAGCTTCGCCATGCGGCATCCGGCGGTGGTCGAGCGGCTTTCCGTGCTCTCGGTGGGTCATCCCGGGGCCGGAATGTCCAGCATCGCCCAACGACAGCTGTCCTGGTACATGCTGTGGTTCCTCACCCCGGGGGTGGCCGAAGCTGTTCTGCCGCAAGCGAATTGGCAGGCCTTCCGGGAGTGGGCGTGGAGCGGGGCCAATACCGACCCCCTGATGGACGCCCAGATCGCGGCTCTGGCGCGCCCCGGTGCGCTGACCGCGGCACTGGGCATCTACCGCGCGAACATCCGGCCGGAGACGTTCTACCGGCCCACGGTTCCGCCCATGCCGCACGTCGCCTGCCCGACCATGGGCGTGTGGTCGACCGGCGACCTGTTTCTGACCCGCGAGCAGATGGTCGACTCGGCCGCATTCGTCGACGGCCCCTGGCGGTACGAAGAAGTGCCCGGCGGCCACTGGATCCCGGCGCAGGCCCCGGATCAGTTGAGCGCACTGCTGCTGGATTTCTTGGCCTGA
- a CDS encoding nucleoside deaminase: MINTSILATGFTAVLPDWVMPFVADYQAPLVTSEDRMALVHALADRNHVAGNGGPFAAVVADPATGEIVSVGVNVVLSSGLSSAHAEVTAISLAQVGLGSWDLAATRPGLELVVNWRPCAMCFGAVLWSGVQRLVVAGDGPDLERLTGFDEGPVVADWAEQLALRGIEVEQDVLRDGAIATYTAYGESQALVYNARRS; this comes from the coding sequence ATGATCAACACCTCGATCCTGGCCACCGGATTCACGGCCGTTCTGCCCGACTGGGTGATGCCGTTCGTCGCGGACTACCAGGCGCCGCTGGTCACGTCGGAGGACCGGATGGCGTTGGTGCACGCGCTGGCCGATCGCAACCACGTGGCCGGCAACGGCGGCCCGTTCGCGGCGGTGGTGGCCGACCCGGCCACCGGCGAGATCGTCTCGGTCGGGGTCAACGTCGTGCTCTCCAGCGGTCTGTCCAGTGCGCACGCCGAGGTCACCGCGATCTCGTTGGCCCAGGTCGGCCTCGGGTCCTGGGACCTGGCCGCGACCCGCCCCGGCCTGGAGTTGGTCGTCAACTGGCGTCCGTGCGCGATGTGCTTCGGCGCCGTTCTGTGGTCCGGCGTGCAGCGGCTGGTGGTGGCCGGTGACGGCCCTGATCTCGAACGGCTGACCGGATTTGACGAGGGCCCGGTGGTCGCCGACTGGGCCGAGCAGTTGGCTTTGCGGGGCATCGAAGTGGAGCAGGATGTCCTGCGTGACGGCGCGATCGCCACCTACACGGCATACGGCGAAAGCCAGGCGCTGGTCTACAACGCCCGTAGGTCATGA
- a CDS encoding HNH endonuclease signature motif containing protein produces the protein MGGTGFTDIDQARQLVRSAMESVRELTDGGYWKINADDLLELAREYETLSRMVLAANVHLAGEIDTQGIAGQRSCSSTAALLAQTVLISPAEATHRVRAARHTLPRDTPTGPELPPLLPVLADALDTGRVGSEHVRTIVATMGKLPAPLPPEQRDFCEHLLVEKAAVVDPRSLDKIATAVLDAADPDGTLDETTPASKMELRFGSRNARTGLTGLTGTLDDHGVDVITRAIDALAAPRPIPGPTPGSDCTPDPRPSATRRAHALIEALERYLTAGDGPANGGEKPHVVVYVHWDQMHGEITQATRESGYAMTPAQARRYLCDAKIIPVVLGGQGEILDVGRAMRTFTRGMRRAITARDRGCVWDGCDRPATWCDIHHVNWWERDLGDTSTANGVLLCGYHHREIHRSEWQIRFDDHGHPETIPPKWTDPEQRPRRNRLHHIREMLDP, from the coding sequence ATGGGAGGGACCGGATTCACCGACATCGACCAGGCCAGACAATTGGTCCGGTCGGCGATGGAATCTGTCCGGGAATTGACCGACGGGGGGTACTGGAAGATCAACGCCGACGATCTGTTGGAATTGGCCCGGGAGTACGAGACTCTGTCGCGGATGGTGCTCGCGGCGAACGTGCACCTGGCCGGGGAGATCGACACCCAAGGCATCGCGGGGCAACGGTCCTGCTCCTCCACCGCTGCCCTGTTGGCCCAGACGGTGCTGATCTCCCCCGCCGAGGCGACCCACCGCGTCCGCGCCGCCCGGCACACCCTGCCCCGCGACACCCCCACCGGCCCGGAGCTGCCACCGCTGCTGCCGGTCCTGGCCGACGCCTTGGACACCGGCCGGGTGGGTTCGGAGCACGTGCGGACGATCGTGGCGACCATGGGGAAACTGCCCGCACCGTTGCCGCCGGAGCAGCGGGACTTCTGCGAACACCTCCTGGTCGAGAAAGCAGCGGTGGTGGATCCACGGAGTCTGGACAAGATCGCCACCGCCGTACTGGACGCCGCCGACCCCGACGGCACCCTGGACGAAACCACCCCGGCGTCGAAGATGGAGTTGCGGTTCGGCTCCCGTAACGCCCGCACCGGACTGACCGGCCTCACCGGCACCCTGGACGACCACGGCGTCGACGTGATCACCAGAGCCATCGACGCTCTCGCCGCGCCCCGACCCATCCCCGGCCCGACCCCCGGTTCCGACTGCACACCCGATCCCCGGCCGTCGGCGACCCGGCGGGCGCACGCCCTGATCGAGGCATTGGAGCGGTACCTGACCGCCGGGGACGGGCCGGCCAACGGCGGGGAGAAACCCCACGTCGTCGTCTACGTGCACTGGGACCAGATGCACGGCGAGATCACCCAGGCCACCCGCGAATCCGGGTACGCGATGACCCCGGCCCAAGCCCGCCGCTACCTGTGCGACGCGAAGATCATCCCCGTCGTCCTGGGCGGGCAGGGGGAGATCCTGGACGTCGGGCGGGCCATGCGAACCTTCACCCGCGGCATGCGGCGGGCCATCACCGCCCGGGATCGCGGCTGTGTCTGGGACGGCTGCGACCGGCCGGCCACCTGGTGCGACATCCACCACGTGAACTGGTGGGAACGCGACCTCGGCGACACCAGCACCGCCAACGGGGTACTGCTCTGCGGATACCACCACCGAGAAATTCACCGCAGCGAATGGCAAATACGATTCGACGACCACGGCCATCCCGAGACCATTCCACCGAAATGGACCGACCCGGAACAAAGACCCCGCCGCAACCGACTGCACCACATCCGGGAAATGCTCGACCCCTAG
- a CDS encoding aspartate kinase gives MSLVVQKYGGSSVATAERIKRVAERIVATRKAGHDVVVVVSAMGDTTDELMDLAMEVAPVPPARELDMLLTSGERISNALVAMAIHALGAEARSFTGSQAGVITDSTHGRARIIDVTPGRIRAALDEGAIALVAGFQGVSQDTKDITTLGRGGSDTTAVALAAALGADVCEIYTDVDGVFSADPRIVPKAKKLDTITYEEMLEMAAAGAKVLMLRCVEYARRYHVPVHVRSSYSDKAGTIVTGSMEDLTVEQALITGVAHERGEAKVTVAAVPDHPGVAARIFRTIADAEIDIDMVVQNISRAAEGKTDITFTLPKSDGPRAVAALEARKDAIGFDAIVYNDHVGKVSLIGAGMRSHPGVTATFCEALAEAGVNIDIISTSEIRISVLVRDVELDKAVEAIHAAFDLGADDDAVVYGGTGR, from the coding sequence GTGAGTCTCGTCGTCCAGAAGTACGGCGGTTCGTCGGTGGCCACAGCAGAGCGCATCAAGCGCGTGGCCGAGCGAATCGTCGCCACGCGAAAGGCCGGGCACGACGTCGTCGTAGTGGTCAGCGCGATGGGCGACACGACGGACGAACTCATGGATCTGGCCATGGAGGTGGCCCCGGTGCCGCCGGCCCGTGAACTTGACATGCTGCTCACCTCCGGCGAGCGCATCTCCAACGCCCTGGTCGCCATGGCCATCCACGCACTCGGCGCCGAGGCGCGCTCGTTCACCGGGTCCCAGGCCGGGGTCATCACCGACTCCACCCACGGCCGGGCCCGCATCATCGACGTCACGCCGGGCCGTATCCGTGCCGCCCTCGACGAGGGTGCGATCGCGCTGGTCGCCGGGTTCCAGGGCGTCTCACAGGACACCAAGGACATCACCACCCTCGGGCGTGGTGGTTCCGACACCACGGCCGTCGCGCTGGCTGCGGCCCTCGGGGCCGATGTGTGCGAGATCTACACCGATGTCGACGGGGTGTTCAGCGCCGATCCGCGGATCGTGCCGAAGGCCAAGAAGCTCGACACCATCACCTACGAGGAAATGCTCGAGATGGCCGCGGCCGGCGCCAAGGTGCTGATGCTGCGATGCGTCGAATACGCCCGTCGCTACCACGTCCCGGTGCACGTCCGGTCGTCGTACTCGGACAAGGCAGGCACCATCGTCACCGGCAGTATGGAGGATCTGACAGTGGAACAGGCATTGATCACCGGCGTCGCCCACGAGCGCGGCGAGGCAAAGGTCACGGTGGCCGCGGTTCCGGACCACCCGGGCGTGGCGGCGCGGATCTTCCGCACCATCGCCGACGCCGAGATCGACATCGACATGGTGGTGCAGAACATCTCTCGCGCCGCCGAGGGCAAGACCGACATCACCTTCACGCTTCCCAAGTCCGACGGGCCGAGAGCCGTTGCCGCGCTGGAGGCACGCAAGGACGCCATCGGATTCGACGCCATCGTCTACAACGATCACGTCGGCAAGGTCTCGCTGATCGGGGCGGGTATGCGCTCGCACCCGGGGGTCACCGCGACGTTCTGCGAAGCCCTGGCCGAAGCCGGTGTCAACATCGACATCATTTCCACCTCGGAGATCCGGATCTCCGTGCTGGTCCGTGACGTCGAACTCGACAAGGCCGTCGAGGCCATCCATGCGGCGTTCGATCTGGGCGCCGATGACGACGCAGTTGTGTACGGAGGAACCGGACGATGA
- a CDS encoding aspartate-semialdehyde dehydrogenase, whose protein sequence is MSRPLNIGVVGATGQVGGVMRRILAEREFPIASIRFFASARSAGSTLSWQGTDIVVEDAATADPSGLDIALFSAGGATSKALAPKFAAAGVVVIDNSSAFRMDPSVPLVVSEVNPEAALSAVTPGRGAIIANPNCTTMAAMPVLKPLHDEAGLVRLIVSTYQAVSGSGLDGVAELDGQVKAVVDGAAGLTHNGKAVEFPSPKKYVRPIAFNVVPLAGNLVDDGSFETDEEQKLRNESRKILSIPGLLVSGTCVRVPVFSGHSLSVNAEFATPLSVERATELLSTAEGVEVTDVPNPLQAAGTDPSYVGRLRSDQGAPEGRGLAMFISNDNLRKGAALNAVQIAEVVAAVL, encoded by the coding sequence ATGAGCCGCCCCTTGAACATCGGCGTGGTCGGCGCGACCGGCCAGGTCGGCGGCGTGATGCGTCGCATCCTGGCCGAGCGGGAGTTCCCGATCGCGTCCATCCGATTCTTCGCCTCGGCCCGGTCGGCCGGATCGACGCTGTCCTGGCAGGGAACCGACATCGTGGTCGAGGACGCCGCCACCGCCGACCCTTCGGGGCTGGACATTGCGCTGTTCTCCGCCGGTGGGGCGACGTCGAAGGCCCTGGCTCCCAAGTTCGCCGCGGCCGGGGTCGTCGTCATCGACAACTCCTCCGCGTTCCGGATGGACCCCTCGGTGCCGCTGGTCGTCTCCGAGGTGAACCCGGAGGCGGCGCTGTCCGCGGTCACGCCGGGCCGGGGCGCCATCATCGCCAACCCGAACTGCACCACCATGGCTGCCATGCCGGTGCTCAAGCCGTTGCACGACGAGGCGGGCCTGGTGCGCCTGATCGTCTCGACCTACCAGGCGGTGTCCGGCAGCGGACTCGACGGGGTGGCGGAGTTGGACGGTCAGGTCAAGGCGGTCGTCGACGGCGCCGCCGGCCTCACCCACAACGGGAAGGCGGTCGAGTTCCCGTCACCGAAGAAGTACGTCCGGCCGATCGCGTTCAACGTGGTGCCGCTGGCCGGAAACCTCGTCGACGACGGGTCGTTCGAGACCGACGAAGAGCAGAAGCTGCGCAACGAATCCCGCAAGATCCTGTCCATCCCGGGATTGCTGGTGTCCGGAACGTGCGTGCGGGTACCGGTCTTCAGCGGGCACTCGCTCTCGGTGAATGCCGAGTTCGCGACGCCACTGTCGGTCGAGCGGGCGACGGAGCTGCTCTCGACGGCCGAGGGGGTCGAGGTGACCGACGTGCCGAACCCGTTGCAGGCGGCCGGAACCGACCCGTCCTACGTCGGGCGTCTGCGGTCCGATCAGGGCGCGCCGGAAGGGCGCGGGTTGGCGATGTTCATCTCCAACGACAACCTCCGCAAGGGCGCCGCGCTCAACGCCGTGCAGATCGCCGAAGTGGTCGCCGCCGTCCTGTGA
- a CDS encoding LptM family lipoprotein produces the protein MRRLRRAVLVVVGAVIIAGCTAPLGRPTPPPAASAVTSASGVTSAATVRPSAPPPASDPPASDSPDRPTSPDRPTGRVASSSPAGAQRSDRPPRTTASDPTSRSASAGACPGGRCYTVGPVHELPAGVAPESSGIVVSGHDPDAYFVVDDGTGVHDIVAVRGNGSLIGRVEVQGMSAGNAEALSAGPCGDRGGRCFYVGDIGDNAVKRSRISVYRLDEPSLRPLPATPVAADRWDYVYPDGPHNAEAMLVDADGSLLIITKSARNDAGVVPPHRIYRASPGGGTLTYLSSFTPPAPSRSAQSLFTGTVVTDAAASNGRVLILTYDEVTQYAAPKAGAALADFASWPHRELPDPPMIQTEGIAFQTAGCGYEVTSEQGPAGTRSAMAAVLCR, from the coding sequence GTGCGCAGACTCCGTCGGGCCGTCCTGGTCGTGGTCGGCGCCGTGATCATCGCCGGATGTACGGCCCCGTTGGGCCGTCCCACGCCGCCCCCGGCCGCCTCGGCGGTCACATCGGCCTCGGGGGTCACATCGGCCGCCACGGTTCGGCCGTCGGCCCCTCCTCCGGCCTCGGATCCTCCGGCCTCGGACTCTCCGGACCGCCCGACCTCTCCGGACCGCCCGACCGGGAGGGTCGCAAGCAGTTCACCGGCGGGGGCCCAGCGATCCGACCGGCCGCCCCGGACCACGGCGTCCGATCCGACCTCTCGGTCGGCGAGCGCCGGGGCCTGTCCCGGCGGCCGGTGTTACACGGTCGGCCCGGTCCATGAACTGCCGGCGGGAGTCGCGCCCGAGTCCAGCGGCATCGTGGTGTCGGGCCACGATCCGGACGCCTACTTCGTCGTCGACGACGGCACCGGGGTGCACGACATCGTCGCCGTGCGGGGCAACGGCTCATTGATCGGACGGGTTGAGGTGCAGGGTATGTCGGCCGGAAATGCGGAAGCCTTGTCGGCCGGCCCGTGCGGTGATCGCGGCGGACGATGCTTCTATGTCGGCGATATCGGCGACAATGCCGTGAAGCGCTCGCGGATCTCCGTCTACCGGCTGGACGAGCCTTCCCTGCGGCCACTGCCGGCCACCCCGGTCGCCGCCGATCGATGGGATTACGTCTACCCGGACGGGCCACACAATGCCGAGGCGATGTTGGTCGACGCCGACGGATCACTCCTGATCATCACCAAATCTGCGCGCAACGACGCCGGAGTGGTTCCGCCGCACCGGATCTACCGCGCGTCACCCGGCGGCGGCACACTGACGTACCTTTCGTCGTTCACCCCACCGGCACCCAGCCGTTCCGCGCAGTCGCTGTTCACCGGCACGGTCGTCACCGACGCCGCCGCATCAAACGGACGCGTCCTGATCCTCACCTACGACGAGGTGACCCAGTATGCAGCGCCGAAAGCCGGTGCCGCTCTGGCCGATTTCGCCTCGTGGCCCCATCGCGAGCTGCCCGATCCGCCGATGATCCAGACCGAGGGCATCGCCTTCCAGACCGCGGGCTGCGGTTACGAGGTCACCTCGGAGCAGGGCCCCGCCGGCACCCGTTCAGCGATGGCCGCAGTGCTGTGCCGCTGA
- a CDS encoding universal stress protein, whose translation MGSVFERGTDGPKVIVVAVDGSVTSLRAASYAAGLARRQSAELVVVFVATGSPMANFVPAAGVAVDEALHDVAAQLRKQVEIGAADQGIRARFIEAKGDPYAEISRICQKVMADAVVVGASTSSGHRLIGSVGVRLVRAGLWPVTVVP comes from the coding sequence ATGGGTTCAGTTTTCGAGCGCGGCACCGACGGCCCGAAGGTGATCGTCGTCGCCGTGGACGGTTCGGTCACCTCTCTCCGAGCGGCGTCCTACGCCGCGGGGCTGGCGCGGCGGCAGTCGGCCGAACTGGTCGTCGTCTTCGTGGCCACCGGATCGCCGATGGCCAACTTCGTCCCGGCCGCGGGGGTGGCGGTGGACGAGGCGCTGCACGACGTGGCCGCCCAACTGCGGAAGCAGGTCGAGATCGGGGCAGCCGACCAGGGCATCCGCGCGCGGTTCATCGAGGCGAAAGGCGATCCGTACGCCGAGATCTCCCGGATCTGCCAGAAGGTGATGGCCGACGCCGTGGTGGTCGGTGCCTCGACCTCCTCCGGGCACCGCCTGATCGGCTCGGTGGGTGTTCGGCTGGTGCGCGCCGGTCTCTGGCCGGTGACCGTCGTCCCCTGA